From the Lepidochelys kempii isolate rLepKem1 chromosome 2, rLepKem1.hap2, whole genome shotgun sequence genome, one window contains:
- the RAB5A gene encoding ras-related protein Rab-5A isoform X2: MANRGATRPNGPNAGNKICQFKLVLLGESAVGKSSLVLRFVKGQFHEFQESTIGAAFLTQTVCLDDTTVKFEIWDTAGQERYHSLAPMYYRGAQAAIVVYDITNEESFARAKNWVKELQRQASPNIVIALAGNKADLANKRAVDFQEAQSYADDNSLLFMETSAKTSMNVNEIFMAIAKKLPKSEPQNAGANSARGRGVDLTEPTQPPKAQCCSN; encoded by the exons ATGGCTAATCGAGGAGCAACAAGACCCAATGGGCCAAATGCTGGGAATAAAATATGCCAGTTCAAACTAGTACTTCTGGGAGAGTCTGCAGTTGGCAAATCAAGTTTGGTGCTTCGTTTTGTAAAAGGCCAGTTTCATGAGTTTCAAGAGAGCACCATTGGAG CTGCTTTTCTAACCCAGACTGTGTGTCTTGATGACACAACAGTAAAATTTGAAATTTGGGATACAGCTGGTCAAGAACGATACCACAGTTTAGCACCAATGTACTACAGAGGAGCACAAGCAGCTATTGTTGTATACGACATTACAAATGAG GAGTCCTTTGCAAGAGCAAAAAATTGGGTCAAAGAACTTCAGCGGCAAGCAAGTCCTAATATTGTAATAGCTTTAGCAGGAAACAAAGCTGATCTAGCTAATAAAAGAGCTGTGGATTTCCAG GAAGCGCAGTCTTACGCAGATGACAACAGTTTATTGTTTATGGAGACATCGGCTAAAACATCAATGAATGTAAATGAAATATTCATGGCTATTG CTAAAAAGTTGCCAAAGAGTGAACCACAGAATGCAGGAGCCAACTCTGCCAGAGGAAGAGGAGTAGACCTTACTGAACCCACACAACCACCCAAGGCTCAGTGTTGTAGTAACTAA
- the RAB5A gene encoding ras-related protein Rab-5A isoform X1, giving the protein MEGGGRDVTWRRRRKCVCVFWSGRRRRKLAAARVRYGSAPAPHPLHPAEEPPPLTAAGAREAAAPPAPPGCPAPPAAFLTQTVCLDDTTVKFEIWDTAGQERYHSLAPMYYRGAQAAIVVYDITNEESFARAKNWVKELQRQASPNIVIALAGNKADLANKRAVDFQEAQSYADDNSLLFMETSAKTSMNVNEIFMAIAKKLPKSEPQNAGANSARGRGVDLTEPTQPPKAQCCSN; this is encoded by the exons ATGGAAGGTGGGGGCCGTGACGTGACGTGGCGGAGGCGGCGGAAGTGCGTCTGTGTGTTTTGGTCCGGCAGGAGGAGGCGGAAGTTGGCGGCGGCCCGGGTGAGATACGGCAGCGCCCccgcccctcaccccctgcaccccgcGGAGGAGCCGCCTCCCCTCACAGCCGCGGGAGCGAGAGAAGCCGCTGCGCCTCCCGCACCGCCCGGCTGCCCGGCACCGCCAG CTGCTTTTCTAACCCAGACTGTGTGTCTTGATGACACAACAGTAAAATTTGAAATTTGGGATACAGCTGGTCAAGAACGATACCACAGTTTAGCACCAATGTACTACAGAGGAGCACAAGCAGCTATTGTTGTATACGACATTACAAATGAG GAGTCCTTTGCAAGAGCAAAAAATTGGGTCAAAGAACTTCAGCGGCAAGCAAGTCCTAATATTGTAATAGCTTTAGCAGGAAACAAAGCTGATCTAGCTAATAAAAGAGCTGTGGATTTCCAG GAAGCGCAGTCTTACGCAGATGACAACAGTTTATTGTTTATGGAGACATCGGCTAAAACATCAATGAATGTAAATGAAATATTCATGGCTATTG CTAAAAAGTTGCCAAAGAGTGAACCACAGAATGCAGGAGCCAACTCTGCCAGAGGAAGAGGAGTAGACCTTACTGAACCCACACAACCACCCAAGGCTCAGTGTTGTAGTAACTAA
- the RAB5A gene encoding ras-related protein Rab-5A isoform X3, with protein MEGGGRDVTWRRRRKCVCVFWSGRRRRKLAAARVRYGSAPAPHPLHPAEEPPPLTAAGAREAAAPPAPPGCPAPPAAFLTQTVCLDDTTVKFEIWDTAGQERYHSLAPMYYRGAQAAIVVYDITNEESFARAKNWVKELQRQASPNIVIALAGNKADLANKRAVDFQLKSCQRVNHRMQEPTLPEEEE; from the exons ATGGAAGGTGGGGGCCGTGACGTGACGTGGCGGAGGCGGCGGAAGTGCGTCTGTGTGTTTTGGTCCGGCAGGAGGAGGCGGAAGTTGGCGGCGGCCCGGGTGAGATACGGCAGCGCCCccgcccctcaccccctgcaccccgcGGAGGAGCCGCCTCCCCTCACAGCCGCGGGAGCGAGAGAAGCCGCTGCGCCTCCCGCACCGCCCGGCTGCCCGGCACCGCCAG CTGCTTTTCTAACCCAGACTGTGTGTCTTGATGACACAACAGTAAAATTTGAAATTTGGGATACAGCTGGTCAAGAACGATACCACAGTTTAGCACCAATGTACTACAGAGGAGCACAAGCAGCTATTGTTGTATACGACATTACAAATGAG GAGTCCTTTGCAAGAGCAAAAAATTGGGTCAAAGAACTTCAGCGGCAAGCAAGTCCTAATATTGTAATAGCTTTAGCAGGAAACAAAGCTGATCTAGCTAATAAAAGAGCTGTGGATTTCCAG CTAAAAAGTTGCCAAAGAGTGAACCACAGAATGCAGGAGCCAACTCTGCCAGAGGAAGAGGAGTAG